One stretch of Amycolatopsis sp. NBC_00345 DNA includes these proteins:
- a CDS encoding sodium:calcium antiporter: MWHFVLLIVCAGAIYLSCEWFVNAVEWLGRRLNVGQLAVGTILAAFGTALPESVVTLVAVTTGATAQARDIGVGAAMGGPLALATVAYGVTGLMLLAKRRQRRRELATAGPGGGSGDGLGAGGAPGEVLGEPSDSARLAKDQRWFVAVFVVKVALGLVAFAFKPWLGLIFFAAYAAYFWREMRGGHGEQDSEGELEPLKLQRTAAVPATWAVVLQTLGSLGVIFVASQLFVHQLDAVGPMLGLSGAVTALLLSPIATELPEIMNAIIWVRQGKTQLALANISGAMMIQATVPSGLGLLFTSWHFDSALLWAGVVTMIAIGYLLALLRAHKLTPLRLALSGLLYLVFAAGLIPILA, encoded by the coding sequence ATGTGGCATTTTGTCCTGCTGATCGTCTGTGCCGGGGCGATCTACCTGTCCTGCGAGTGGTTCGTCAACGCCGTGGAATGGCTCGGCCGGCGGCTGAACGTCGGGCAGCTGGCGGTGGGCACGATCCTGGCCGCGTTCGGCACCGCGCTGCCCGAGTCGGTGGTCACCCTGGTCGCGGTGACCACCGGGGCGACCGCGCAGGCGCGGGACATCGGCGTCGGCGCGGCGATGGGCGGGCCCTTGGCGCTGGCGACCGTGGCCTACGGCGTGACCGGGCTGATGCTGCTGGCCAAGCGCCGTCAGCGTCGCCGCGAGCTGGCGACGGCCGGGCCCGGTGGCGGTTCCGGTGATGGGCTCGGCGCCGGCGGGGCTCCGGGCGAGGTGCTGGGGGAGCCGTCGGACTCGGCGCGGCTGGCCAAGGACCAGCGCTGGTTCGTCGCGGTGTTCGTGGTCAAGGTCGCGCTGGGCCTGGTCGCGTTCGCGTTCAAACCGTGGCTGGGCCTGATCTTCTTCGCGGCTTACGCGGCCTACTTCTGGCGGGAGATGCGCGGCGGCCACGGCGAGCAGGACAGCGAAGGCGAGCTGGAACCGTTGAAGCTGCAGCGAACGGCCGCGGTCCCGGCCACCTGGGCGGTGGTGCTGCAGACGCTGGGGTCGCTCGGGGTGATCTTCGTGGCGTCGCAGCTGTTCGTGCACCAGCTTGATGCCGTCGGCCCGATGCTCGGGCTTTCCGGCGCGGTGACGGCGCTGCTGCTGTCGCCGATCGCGACCGAGCTGCCGGAGATCATGAACGCGATCATCTGGGTGCGCCAGGGCAAGACGCAGCTCGCGCTGGCCAACATCTCCGGCGCGATGATGATCCAGGCCACCGTGCCCAGCGGTCTCGGGCTGCTGTTCACCAGCTGGCACTTCGACAGCGCGCTGCTCTGGGCCGGCGTGGTCACCATGATCGCGATCGGTTACCTGCTGGCGCTGCTGCGCGCCCACAAGCTCACCCCGCTGCGGCTGGCCCTTTCCGGACTGCTCTACCTGGTTTTCGCCGCGGGGCTGATCCCCATCCTCGCCTAG
- a CDS encoding ArsR/SmtB family transcription factor, which produces MANSDEARTEHPPGDERVEPTSPQLTAAASTFALLGNPVRLHVLWLAAQGIHDVSALAARTGVGVATMSQHLSKLRLAGLISVRRDGRHHIYSVEDPHVLTVVEQIFDHIAPDGTLAPDPPGR; this is translated from the coding sequence ATGGCGAACTCCGACGAGGCGCGCACCGAACATCCACCGGGGGATGAACGCGTCGAACCGACCTCCCCGCAGCTCACCGCGGCCGCGAGCACCTTCGCGCTGCTGGGCAATCCGGTCCGGCTGCACGTGCTCTGGCTGGCCGCGCAAGGGATTCACGATGTGAGCGCCCTCGCCGCGCGCACCGGGGTGGGCGTCGCCACCATGAGCCAGCACCTGAGCAAACTGCGGCTGGCCGGGCTGATCAGCGTCCGCCGCGACGGACGGCACCACATCTACAGCGTCGAAGACCCGCACGTGCTCACCGTGGTCGAGCAGATCTTCGACCACATCGCCCCCGACGGCACCCTCGCCCCCGACCCGCCGGGCCGCTGA
- a CDS encoding helix-turn-helix domain-containing protein, giving the protein MAWSTREIAELAGTTVRAVRHYHEIGLLDEPERRANGYKQYVVAHLVRILRIKRLIDLGFSLSQISAMGDADEHPEEALRALDTDLSTTIERLQRIRVELALMLREAAPTDLPLELGPATTDGGLSDNDRSFIIVLTRVLGPQGLQAYAEILQSCQANPEVAAFDNLPADAGEQTRAELAQRLFPHVHDLISGHPGPGKGSNDAPGGPRFAAQTVVQAIQDLYNPAQIDVMRRVALLGQAPEKN; this is encoded by the coding sequence GTGGCTTGGAGCACCCGTGAGATCGCCGAGCTCGCCGGCACGACCGTACGGGCCGTACGCCATTACCACGAGATCGGCCTCCTCGACGAGCCCGAGCGGCGCGCCAACGGCTACAAGCAGTACGTCGTCGCCCATCTCGTGCGGATCCTGCGAATCAAGCGGCTGATCGACCTCGGGTTCTCCCTGTCCCAGATCTCCGCCATGGGCGACGCCGACGAGCATCCCGAGGAAGCCCTGCGCGCGCTGGACACCGACCTCTCCACGACCATCGAGCGGCTGCAGCGGATCCGGGTCGAGCTGGCCCTGATGCTCCGGGAAGCCGCGCCGACCGACCTGCCCCTCGAACTCGGCCCGGCGACCACCGACGGCGGGCTGTCCGACAACGACCGCTCGTTCATCATCGTGCTGACCCGGGTGCTCGGCCCGCAAGGCCTCCAGGCCTACGCGGAAATACTCCAGTCGTGCCAGGCGAACCCCGAGGTGGCCGCGTTCGACAACCTGCCCGCCGACGCCGGCGAGCAGACCCGCGCCGAACTGGCCCAGCGGCTGTTCCCCCACGTCCACGACCTGATCTCCGGCCACCCCGGGCCCGGGAAGGGCAGCAACGACGCGCCCGGGGGCCCGCGGTTCGCCGCGCAGACCGTCGTCCAGGCCATCCAGGACCTCTACAACCCGGCCCAGATCGACGTCATGCGCCGCGTCGCGCTACTGGGGCAGGCGCCGGAGAAGAACTGA
- a CDS encoding methylated-DNA--[protein]-cysteine S-methyltransferase translates to MTLVKRAPAEASPTLSDVDHELLDSLHTRLTGAARAEGVLDVAYRTVDSPVGRLLLAATAEGLVRVAFEGEDHNAVLESLAAVVSPRVLAAPGRLDPVARELDEYFAGDRRRFGVPVDLRLAKGFRRAVLDRLKDIPFGHTRSYAEVAAAAGSPRAVRAAGTACATNPVPLIVPCHRVVRSDGAAGRYRGGETAKLALLAMEGRAGETGQFFSGACPSSATRRMTSIWAGL, encoded by the coding sequence ATGACGCTCGTCAAGCGGGCGCCCGCCGAGGCGTCCCCGACACTGTCCGATGTAGACCATGAACTCCTGGATTCGCTCCACACCAGGCTGACCGGGGCGGCGCGGGCGGAGGGCGTCCTCGACGTCGCCTACCGCACCGTCGACTCGCCGGTCGGCCGGCTGCTGCTGGCGGCCACCGCCGAAGGGCTCGTGCGGGTGGCGTTCGAGGGCGAGGACCACAACGCCGTGCTCGAGTCGCTGGCCGCCGTCGTCAGCCCGAGGGTGCTCGCCGCCCCGGGCCGGCTCGACCCGGTGGCCCGGGAGCTGGACGAGTACTTCGCGGGCGACCGGCGCCGGTTCGGGGTCCCGGTCGACCTCCGGCTGGCGAAGGGCTTCCGGCGTGCGGTCCTCGACCGGCTGAAGGACATCCCGTTCGGCCACACCCGGAGTTACGCGGAGGTGGCCGCCGCCGCGGGCAGCCCGCGCGCCGTGCGGGCCGCGGGCACTGCCTGCGCGACCAACCCGGTGCCGCTGATCGTCCCCTGCCACCGCGTCGTCCGGTCGGATGGGGCGGCCGGACGCTACCGCGGCGGAGAGACGGCGAAACTGGCGCTGCTCGCGATGGAGGGGCGGGCAGGGGAGACCGGTCAGTTCTTCTCCGGCGCCTGCCCCAGTAGCGCGACGCGGCGCATGACGTCGATCTGGGCCGGGTTGTAG
- a CDS encoding very short patch repair endonuclease: MTGKATGKIRSWASTPAVRRSMQGNRSRDTSPELAVRRLVHAAGLRYRVDVRPVAALRRRADLVFTRAKVAVFVDGCFWHGCEDHYTEPATNRPYWARKIQANRARDADTTERLREEGWAVVRVWEHEAPDTAAARVVAAVRTDGKTLNKGVSA; encoded by the coding sequence ATGACAGGAAAGGCCACCGGGAAGATCCGGTCGTGGGCTTCGACGCCGGCGGTGCGGCGTTCCATGCAAGGGAACCGTTCTCGTGACACGAGCCCGGAACTCGCGGTCCGGCGCCTGGTGCACGCGGCCGGGCTGCGCTACCGCGTCGACGTGCGGCCGGTGGCCGCGCTCCGGCGGAGGGCGGACCTCGTGTTCACTCGCGCCAAGGTCGCGGTGTTCGTCGACGGGTGCTTCTGGCACGGCTGCGAGGACCACTACACCGAGCCGGCCACCAATCGTCCTTACTGGGCCCGGAAAATCCAGGCGAACCGCGCCCGTGACGCAGACACGACCGAACGGCTGCGGGAAGAGGGCTGGGCGGTCGTGCGCGTCTGGGAGCACGAAGCCCCGGACACCGCCGCGGCCCGCGTGGTCGCAGCCGTGCGAACCGACGGCAAAACACTGAACAAAGGAGTATCCGCATGA
- a CDS encoding isocitrate lyase/PEP mutase family protein codes for MTFAELHHGPDPLVLPNAWDVPSALAMAAEGFPAIGTTSFGVASSQGHPDGGRASRAANLTLARALRDLPVYVSFDVEDGYSDDPAEVAEYVEQLAVAGINIEDSTAERLVAPELLAAKVAEIKRRSPGLFVNARVDTYWLRQDAELEPTLERAEAYVRAGADGVFVPGATDPAVLRKLAETLPVPVNTLPVPGLSVNALGRLGIRRVSTGSLPYRAALNAAVTAARAVRDGAQVPPALDYQRLQEQLTGYSRTER; via the coding sequence ATGACTTTCGCTGAATTGCACCACGGCCCCGACCCGCTGGTGCTGCCCAACGCCTGGGACGTGCCGTCCGCCTTGGCCATGGCCGCGGAGGGCTTTCCCGCCATCGGGACGACGAGCTTCGGCGTCGCGTCGAGCCAGGGGCACCCGGACGGCGGCCGCGCGAGCCGGGCGGCGAACCTCACGCTCGCGCGGGCCCTGCGTGATCTGCCGGTGTACGTGAGCTTCGACGTGGAGGACGGCTACTCCGACGACCCGGCCGAGGTGGCCGAGTACGTCGAGCAGCTCGCTGTGGCCGGGATCAACATCGAGGACAGCACCGCGGAGCGGCTGGTCGCGCCGGAACTGCTGGCCGCCAAGGTCGCGGAGATCAAGCGGCGGAGCCCAGGGCTGTTCGTGAACGCGCGGGTCGACACCTACTGGCTCCGCCAGGACGCGGAGCTGGAGCCGACCCTCGAACGCGCGGAGGCGTACGTCCGGGCCGGCGCGGACGGGGTGTTCGTGCCCGGCGCGACCGACCCCGCCGTGCTGCGGAAACTCGCGGAAACCCTGCCCGTGCCGGTGAACACCCTGCCGGTGCCCGGGCTCAGCGTGAACGCGCTGGGCCGGCTCGGCATCCGGCGCGTGAGCACCGGTTCGCTGCCATACCGGGCCGCGCTGAACGCCGCCGTCACCGCGGCCCGCGCGGTACGGGACGGCGCGCAGGTCCCGCCGGCCCTCGACTACCAGCGCCTGCAGGAACAGCTGACCGGCTACAGCCGCACCGAGCGTTGA
- a CDS encoding putative quinol monooxygenase: MPEPGNISFAAYHGVGDARDVVLLERYDSREAFARHRETDHFAGLAPAPTATSSRPWSCT; encoded by the coding sequence ATGCCTGAGCCCGGCAACATCTCCTTCGCCGCCTACCACGGTGTCGGCGACGCTAGGGACGTCGTCCTGCTGGAGCGTTACGACTCGCGTGAAGCCTTTGCGCGGCACCGGGAAACGGACCACTTCGCGGGGCTGGCGCCCGCACCCACGGCGACGAGTTCGCGGCCCTGGTCCTGCACCTGA
- a CDS encoding 2OG-Fe(II) oxygenase, giving the protein MSTTTVRNRYADRVDAADWGAVKNGLDDVGSALLPQLLTPAECRQIIALWAEPDRFRATINLRRHRFGDHGDYKYFSEPFPEPVRALREALYPRLLPIAREWSEKLRCAAEWPETLEEWLEVCHRAGQTKPTPILLRYEPGGWNALHRDLYGDKVFPLQVVVNLNDPGADHTGGEFLLTEQRPRAQSRGTATLIPQGHGLAFTTREKPVKSVRGWSRGPVRHGVSVVRSGVRHTLGLVFHDAA; this is encoded by the coding sequence ATGAGTACGACGACAGTGCGAAACCGCTACGCCGACCGCGTGGACGCAGCCGACTGGGGAGCGGTCAAAAACGGGCTCGACGACGTCGGCAGCGCCCTGCTCCCCCAGCTGCTGACGCCGGCGGAATGCCGTCAGATCATCGCTCTGTGGGCCGAGCCGGACCGGTTCCGGGCGACGATCAACCTGCGCCGCCACCGTTTCGGCGATCACGGTGACTACAAGTACTTCAGCGAGCCGTTCCCCGAGCCCGTGCGGGCACTGCGCGAGGCCCTGTACCCGCGGCTCCTGCCGATTGCCCGGGAATGGTCGGAAAAGCTCCGGTGTGCGGCCGAGTGGCCCGAGACTCTTGAGGAGTGGCTTGAGGTCTGCCACCGGGCGGGCCAGACCAAGCCGACCCCGATCCTCCTGCGGTACGAGCCGGGCGGCTGGAACGCGCTGCACCGCGATCTGTACGGGGACAAGGTGTTCCCGCTGCAGGTGGTGGTGAACCTGAACGACCCCGGCGCCGACCACACCGGCGGCGAGTTCCTGCTGACCGAGCAACGGCCGCGGGCCCAGTCACGCGGCACGGCGACGCTCATCCCGCAGGGGCACGGGCTGGCCTTCACCACCCGCGAAAAGCCGGTGAAGTCGGTGCGGGGCTGGTCGAGGGGGCCGGTCCGGCACGGCGTTTCGGTGGTGCGCAGCGGGGTACGGCACACGCTCGGCCTGGTGTTCCACGATGCGGCTTGA